From Streptomyces sp. NBC_01754, a single genomic window includes:
- a CDS encoding ABC transporter permease: MTGTTTAGTTTARTTAGTTTAGRLSALGRAEMTLLLRNRTAVFMVLLMPVLLILVMKSTLEEIGLEGSGLSVAGASLSGGIGMVLLQVVYMNLVAAYVARREELVLKRLRTGEVTDREILTGTALPAVLLALVQCVLIVVVGTLAFGLTAPRRPELLLLGLLIGVVLLTALAAATSALTRTVQTAQLTTLPLFLVSMLGSGFFVPLDLLPDLAASLCELLPVTGVMTLVRAGWLGGVPGGDVLGAALTALAWTALSVFAVQRWFRWDPRR, from the coding sequence ATGACGGGCACCACGACGGCGGGCACCACGACCGCGCGCACGACGGCGGGCACCACGACGGCGGGCCGGCTGAGCGCACTCGGCCGGGCCGAGATGACACTCCTCCTGCGCAACAGGACGGCGGTGTTCATGGTCCTGCTGATGCCGGTGCTGCTGATCCTCGTCATGAAGTCCACGCTGGAGGAGATCGGTCTGGAGGGCTCCGGACTGTCCGTCGCCGGTGCCTCCCTGAGCGGCGGTATCGGCATGGTGCTGCTCCAGGTCGTCTACATGAACCTGGTCGCCGCCTACGTGGCCCGGCGCGAGGAGCTCGTCCTGAAGCGGCTCCGCACCGGAGAGGTCACCGACCGCGAGATCCTCACCGGTACGGCCCTCCCCGCGGTGCTCCTGGCGCTCGTCCAGTGCGTACTGATCGTCGTCGTCGGCACACTCGCCTTCGGTCTCACGGCACCGCGGCGGCCCGAACTGCTGCTGCTGGGGCTGCTGATCGGCGTCGTCCTGCTGACCGCGCTCGCCGCGGCCACCTCGGCACTGACGCGTACGGTGCAGACCGCCCAGCTCACCACGCTGCCGCTGTTCCTCGTCTCGATGCTGGGTTCCGGCTTCTTCGTACCGCTGGACCTCCTCCCTGACCTCGCCGCGTCGCTCTGCGAACTGCTCCCGGTCACCGGTGTGATGACCCTGGTCCGGGCGGGCTGGCTGGGGGGCGTACCGGGCGGTGACGTCCTCGGGGCGGCGCTCACGGCGCTGGCCTGGACGGCACTCTCGGTGTTTGCTGTGCAGCGGTGGTTCCGATGGGATCCGCGACGCTGA
- a CDS encoding DNA polymerase III subunit gamma and tau has protein sequence MSSLALYRRYRPESFAEVIGQEHVTDPLQQALRNNRVNHAYLFSGPRGCGKTTSARILARCLNCEQGPTPTPCGECQSCHDLARNGPGSIDVIEIDAASHGGVDDARDLREKAFFGPASSRYKIYIIDEAHMVTPAGFNALLKVVEEPPEHLKFIFATTEPEKVIGTIRSRTHHYPFRLVPPGTLRSYLAEVCGKENSPVEDGVLPLVVRAGAGSVRDSMSVMDQLLAGAGDDGVTYAMATSLLGYTDGSLLDSAVDAFAAGDGAAAFEVVDRVVEGGNDPRRFVADLLERLRDLVILAAVPDAGDKGLIDAPADVVERMQAQAAVFGAAELSRAADLVNEGLTEMRGATSPRLQVELICARVLLPAAFDDERSFQARLDRLERGASFATAGSGPALGYVPGPEAHAPGVGLPGGGSAAARAAVRGEDPGAPPGEFPQAAVQGVAEAGHAMPQPQAAHTQGQGRPPQQPQPQHAPEAGAGAGGARPGAWPTASPAGGGAAGGAEAGRRPGGWPTAAAPGRTPPPQAAAQAPAPAAPVPGPASPAPVPGGGQDMAQGAAQVRNMWPDILEAVKNRRRFTWILLSQNAQVTGFDGSTLQLGFLNAGARDTFAGSGSEEVLKQALAEQFNATWRVDAVVDASGGGGTPPQPGGGGGRPTAPGGYQAPGGYPAASSAPAQPTAPPPSYESRPAPAPQGPAPVPQPQSQPPSPPQHSGRPEPSAYDREPVPEPPRAVAPEDDTAEADDPDLVDSALSGHDLIVRELGATVVEEFMNEQ, from the coding sequence GTGTCGTCCCTTGCGCTCTACCGCCGCTATCGCCCCGAGTCCTTCGCCGAGGTCATCGGTCAGGAGCATGTCACTGACCCGTTGCAGCAGGCCCTGCGGAACAACCGGGTCAATCACGCGTATCTGTTCAGCGGGCCGCGTGGGTGTGGGAAGACGACCAGTGCGCGCATCCTCGCGCGCTGTCTGAACTGCGAGCAGGGCCCGACCCCGACGCCGTGCGGGGAGTGCCAGTCCTGCCACGACCTGGCGCGCAACGGCCCGGGGTCGATCGATGTGATCGAGATCGACGCAGCCTCGCACGGTGGTGTGGACGACGCCCGTGACCTGCGGGAGAAGGCGTTCTTCGGACCCGCGTCGAGCCGGTACAAGATCTACATCATCGACGAGGCGCACATGGTCACCCCGGCAGGGTTCAACGCCCTGCTGAAGGTGGTCGAGGAGCCGCCGGAGCATCTGAAGTTCATCTTCGCGACCACCGAGCCCGAGAAGGTCATCGGGACGATCCGGTCGCGTACGCACCACTACCCGTTCCGCCTGGTCCCGCCGGGGACGCTGCGGAGCTATCTCGCCGAGGTGTGCGGCAAGGAGAACAGCCCCGTGGAGGACGGCGTGCTGCCGCTCGTCGTCCGGGCCGGGGCGGGATCCGTCCGTGACTCGATGTCCGTGATGGACCAACTGCTGGCCGGCGCCGGCGACGACGGTGTGACATATGCCATGGCGACCTCGCTCCTGGGGTACACGGACGGGTCCCTGCTGGACTCCGCCGTGGACGCCTTCGCGGCGGGTGACGGGGCGGCGGCGTTCGAGGTCGTCGACCGGGTGGTCGAGGGCGGTAACGACCCCCGGCGCTTCGTGGCCGACCTGCTGGAGCGGCTGCGCGACCTGGTGATCCTGGCGGCGGTGCCGGACGCCGGTGACAAGGGACTCATCGACGCCCCCGCCGACGTGGTCGAGCGGATGCAGGCGCAGGCCGCCGTCTTCGGGGCCGCCGAGCTGAGCCGCGCCGCGGACCTGGTCAACGAGGGGCTCACGGAGATGCGCGGGGCCACTTCGCCCCGGCTCCAGGTGGAGCTGATCTGCGCGCGGGTGCTGCTGCCCGCCGCCTTCGACGACGAGCGTTCGTTCCAGGCCCGGCTGGACCGGCTGGAACGGGGCGCGTCCTTCGCGACGGCCGGGTCCGGGCCCGCCCTGGGATACGTACCGGGGCCGGAGGCCCACGCGCCCGGCGTCGGACTGCCCGGTGGTGGGTCGGCCGCCGCGCGTGCGGCGGTGCGGGGGGAAGACCCCGGAGCCCCGCCGGGCGAGTTCCCGCAGGCTGCCGTGCAGGGCGTCGCGGAGGCCGGGCACGCCATGCCACAGCCCCAGGCCGCCCACACGCAGGGCCAAGGCCGGCCCCCGCAGCAGCCCCAGCCCCAGCACGCCCCTGAAGCCGGCGCCGGAGCTGGTGGTGCGCGGCCCGGGGCCTGGCCGACGGCTTCCCCGGCCGGTGGCGGGGCAGCCGGCGGTGCGGAGGCCGGGCGCCGTCCCGGTGGCTGGCCGACCGCGGCGGCCCCCGGCCGGACACCGCCTCCCCAGGCGGCCGCGCAGGCCCCCGCCCCGGCTGCCCCAGTGCCCGGGCCCGCCTCGCCCGCCCCCGTACCGGGCGGCGGCCAGGACATGGCCCAGGGCGCGGCCCAGGTACGGAACATGTGGCCCGACATCCTGGAGGCGGTGAAGAACCGCCGCCGTTTCACCTGGATCCTGCTCAGCCAGAACGCCCAGGTCACCGGGTTCGACGGCAGCACGCTCCAACTGGGCTTCCTCAACGCCGGAGCCCGGGACACCTTTGCCGGCAGCGGCAGTGAAGAGGTGCTGAAGCAGGCGCTCGCCGAGCAGTTCAACGCCACCTGGCGTGTCGACGCCGTCGTCGACGCTTCGGGCGGCGGCGGTACGCCCCCGCAGCCGGGCGGCGGAGGGGGCCGCCCGACGGCTCCCGGCGGATACCAGGCTCCCGGCGGGTACCCGGCCGCGTCCTCCGCACCGGCCCAGCCCACGGCACCGCCCCCGTCGTACGAGTCGCGGCCCGCTCCCGCCCCGCAGGGCCCGGCTCCCGTCCCGCAGCCCCAGTCCCAGCCCCCGTCCCCACCCCAGCACTCCGGGCGGCCGGAGCCGTCGGCGTACGACCGGGAGCCCGTCCCCGAGCCGCCGCGCGCGGTCGCGCCCGAGGACGACACCGCCGAGGCGGACGACCCGGACCTGGTCGACTCCGCGTTGTCCGGGCACGACCTGATCGTCCGCGAGCTGGGGGCCACCGTGGTCGAGGAGTTCATGAACGAACAGTGA
- the purD gene encoding phosphoribosylamine--glycine ligase yields the protein MKVLVIGGGAREHALCRSLSLDPDVTDLYCAPGNAGIAEVAELRPVDALDGEAVARLATGLGAELVVVGPEAPLVAGVADAVRAAGIPCFGPSREAALLEGSKAFAKDVMAGADVPTARSYVCTTPAEIDVALDAFGAPYVVKDDGLAAGKGVVVTDDVGAARAHALACDRVVIEEFLDGPEVSLFAITDGTTVVPLQPAQDFKRALDGDEGPNTGGMGAYSPLPWADPKLVDEVMQTVLQPTVDELRRRGTPFSGLLYAGLAITSRGVRVIEFNARFGDPETQVVLARLKTPLAGVLLGAAAGTLDAVPPLNWHDDAAVTVVIASHNYPGTPRTGDPIEGLDEVAAQDAPHAFVLHAGTRKDGDAVLSAGGRVLSVTATGKDLSQARERAYAAVGRIRLDGSQHRTDIARKAAEEA from the coding sequence GTGAAGGTCCTCGTCATCGGCGGCGGCGCCCGCGAACACGCCCTGTGCCGCTCTCTTTCCCTCGACCCCGACGTCACCGATCTGTACTGCGCACCCGGCAACGCCGGGATCGCGGAGGTGGCCGAACTGCGCCCGGTCGACGCGCTCGACGGCGAAGCCGTCGCCCGTCTCGCCACCGGCCTGGGCGCCGAGCTGGTGGTCGTCGGTCCGGAGGCACCGCTTGTCGCCGGTGTCGCCGACGCCGTGCGCGCGGCCGGTATTCCCTGCTTCGGCCCGTCCCGTGAGGCCGCTCTGCTGGAAGGCTCCAAGGCGTTCGCCAAGGACGTCATGGCCGGTGCCGACGTGCCGACCGCCCGGAGCTACGTCTGTACGACGCCCGCGGAGATCGACGTGGCGCTCGACGCCTTCGGCGCTCCGTACGTCGTCAAGGACGACGGACTCGCGGCGGGCAAGGGCGTCGTGGTCACCGACGACGTCGGGGCCGCCCGCGCCCACGCGCTGGCCTGTGACCGGGTGGTCATCGAGGAGTTCCTCGACGGCCCCGAGGTGAGCCTCTTCGCGATCACCGACGGCACGACGGTGGTGCCCCTCCAGCCCGCCCAGGACTTCAAGCGCGCCCTGGACGGCGACGAAGGCCCCAACACCGGTGGCATGGGTGCCTACTCCCCGCTCCCGTGGGCCGACCCGAAGCTGGTGGACGAGGTCATGCAGACCGTGCTCCAGCCGACCGTCGACGAACTCCGCCGCCGGGGCACGCCTTTCTCCGGGCTGCTGTACGCGGGCCTCGCCATCACCTCCCGAGGTGTACGGGTCATCGAGTTCAACGCCCGCTTCGGCGACCCGGAGACGCAGGTGGTCCTGGCCCGGCTGAAGACGCCGCTGGCCGGTGTCCTGCTCGGGGCCGCCGCCGGCACCCTGGACGCCGTGCCTCCGCTGAACTGGCACGACGACGCCGCCGTCACCGTCGTCATCGCCTCGCACAACTACCCCGGCACCCCGCGCACGGGCGACCCGATCGAGGGGCTCGACGAGGTGGCGGCGCAGGACGCCCCGCACGCGTTCGTCCTGCACGCGGGTACCCGGAAGGACGGTGACGCGGTTCTCAGCGCCGGAGGACGCGTGCTCTCGGTCACCGCGACCGGCAAGGACCTCTCCCAGGCGCGCGAGCGTGCCTATGCCGCCGTCGGCCGGATCCGGCTGGACGGCTCCCAGCACCGCACGGACATCGCCCGTAAGGCCGCCGAGGAGGCCTGA
- a CDS encoding N,N-dimethylformamidase beta subunit family domain-containing protein yields the protein MGAEHIRRWESGALAHAVSDPFGQGPLPWLRGSENYFDDTGQVVPWYADPDLGRSGSGGGTRTADDVHQQIKGFASPGAAAPGEAIDFHITVNPPQQFSVDVYRIGHYAGDGASQITTSPRLPGIVQPAPLTAGRTVSCHHWWLSWRLQIPSYWSVGAYVAVLTTVDGHRSHVPFTVRDDHPADLLLLLPDITWQAYNLYPEDGRTGASLYHAWDEQGRLLGEEDAAATISFDRPYAGAGLPLHVGHAYDFIRWAERYGYDLAYADARDLHAGRVDPGRYRGLVFPGHDEYWSVPMRRTAELARDTGTSLVFLSANTMYWQVGLSPSASGVPDRLLTCRKRRGPGKPALWREVDRPEQQLLGIQYAGRVPDPHPLVVRNAGHWLWEATGAGEGDEIDGLVAGEADRYFPRTTLPEHQNRMLLAHSPYQDGDGVTRHQETSLYRAPSGALVFASGTFAWSPALDRPGHVDSRVQRATANLLDRICKRD from the coding sequence GTGGGGGCTGAGCACATCCGGCGGTGGGAATCTGGTGCGCTGGCGCATGCCGTGAGCGATCCCTTCGGGCAGGGTCCGCTGCCCTGGCTGCGCGGCAGCGAGAACTACTTCGACGACACCGGCCAGGTCGTCCCCTGGTACGCCGACCCCGACCTCGGCCGGAGCGGGAGCGGTGGCGGCACCCGTACCGCCGACGACGTGCACCAGCAGATCAAGGGGTTCGCCTCGCCGGGCGCGGCCGCCCCCGGCGAGGCCATCGACTTCCACATCACGGTGAACCCGCCCCAGCAGTTCTCCGTGGACGTCTACCGCATCGGCCACTACGCGGGCGACGGCGCATCCCAGATCACCACGAGCCCACGGCTGCCCGGCATCGTCCAGCCGGCCCCGCTCACCGCCGGGCGGACGGTCTCCTGCCACCACTGGTGGCTCTCCTGGCGGCTTCAGATCCCGAGCTACTGGTCGGTCGGGGCGTACGTCGCGGTGCTCACCACCGTCGACGGACACCGTTCGCACGTCCCGTTCACCGTCCGCGACGACCATCCGGCGGACCTGCTGCTCCTGCTGCCGGACATCACCTGGCAGGCGTACAACCTCTACCCGGAGGACGGCCGGACCGGCGCCAGTCTCTACCACGCCTGGGACGAGCAGGGGAGGCTGCTGGGCGAGGAGGACGCCGCCGCCACGATCTCCTTCGACCGCCCCTACGCGGGTGCCGGCCTGCCGCTGCACGTGGGCCACGCCTACGACTTCATCCGCTGGGCCGAGCGGTACGGCTACGACCTCGCGTACGCCGACGCCCGCGATCTGCACGCCGGCCGCGTCGACCCCGGCCGGTACCGCGGCCTGGTCTTCCCTGGCCACGACGAGTACTGGTCGGTGCCCATGCGCCGTACCGCCGAACTGGCCCGGGACACCGGTACCTCGCTCGTCTTCCTGTCCGCCAACACCATGTACTGGCAGGTCGGTCTCTCGCCCTCCGCGTCCGGGGTTCCGGACCGGCTCCTCACCTGCCGCAAGCGCCGCGGACCGGGCAAACCGGCGCTCTGGCGCGAGGTCGACCGACCCGAGCAGCAACTGCTGGGCATCCAGTACGCGGGCCGCGTGCCCGACCCGCACCCCCTGGTCGTACGGAACGCCGGGCACTGGCTGTGGGAGGCGACCGGGGCGGGGGAGGGCGACGAGATCGACGGACTGGTCGCCGGCGAGGCCGACCGGTACTTCCCGCGCACGACCCTGCCCGAGCACCAGAACCGCATGCTGCTGGCCCACTCCCCGTACCAGGACGGCGACGGGGTCACCCGGCACCAGGAGACCTCGCTGTACCGGGCCCCTTCGGGTGCGCTCGTCTTCGCCTCGGGCACCTTCGCCTGGTCCCCGGCCCTGGACCGCCCCGGCCATGTCGACTCCCGTGTCCAGCGGGCCACGGCCAATCTGCTCGACCGGATCTGTAAGCGCGACTGA
- a CDS encoding ABC transporter ATP-binding protein — protein sequence MTSDDFPHTGAAVVADDVRRRYAGGFEAVSGISFSVAPGELFALLGTNGAGKTSTVELLEGLARPDGGTVRVLGHDPYRERAAVRPRVGVMLQEGGFPSDLTVTETLRMWAGCTSGARPAGEVLGLVGLTARAGVRVKQLSGGERRRLDLALALLGRPEVLFLDEPTTGLDAEGRRETWRLVRELREGGTTVLLTTHYLEEAEALADRLAIMHQGRIVTSGTIADVTAARPSRIRFGLPADVPAARLPLVLRAGAVGQRVEIRTHTLQESLHELLTWARESGVELIGLDARSASLEEAFLDIAKTHTETERAAA from the coding sequence ATGACCAGTGACGACTTTCCCCACACCGGAGCCGCAGTCGTGGCGGACGACGTACGGCGGCGTTACGCGGGCGGCTTCGAGGCGGTGTCCGGCATCTCGTTCTCCGTCGCACCCGGCGAACTCTTCGCCCTCCTCGGCACCAACGGCGCGGGCAAGACCTCCACGGTCGAGCTCCTGGAAGGACTGGCCCGCCCGGACGGCGGGACCGTGCGGGTGCTCGGCCACGATCCGTACCGCGAGCGCGCCGCCGTCCGCCCCCGGGTCGGTGTGATGCTCCAGGAGGGCGGCTTCCCCTCCGACCTGACCGTCACCGAGACCCTGCGGATGTGGGCGGGCTGCACCAGCGGAGCACGGCCGGCCGGCGAGGTCCTCGGTCTGGTGGGTCTGACCGCCCGGGCCGGGGTGCGGGTCAAGCAGCTCTCCGGCGGTGAGCGCCGCCGGCTCGACCTGGCACTCGCCCTGCTCGGCCGTCCGGAGGTCCTCTTCCTGGACGAGCCGACGACCGGACTCGACGCCGAGGGGCGGCGTGAGACCTGGCGGCTGGTGCGGGAGCTGCGCGAGGGCGGTACGACCGTCCTGCTGACCACCCACTACCTGGAGGAGGCCGAGGCGCTCGCCGACCGGCTGGCGATCATGCACCAGGGGCGGATCGTCACCTCGGGCACGATCGCCGACGTGACGGCCGCGCGTCCCTCCCGTATCCGCTTCGGCCTCCCGGCGGACGTCCCGGCGGCGCGGCTGCCGCTGGTGCTGCGGGCGGGTGCGGTCGGGCAACGCGTCGAGATCCGCACCCACACGCTCCAGGAGTCGCTCCACGAACTGCTCACCTGGGCCCGGGAGTCGGGCGTGGAGCTGATCGGGCTCGACGCCCGCTCCGCCTCGCTGGAAGAGGCGTTCCTCGACATCGCGAAGACACACACGGAGACGGAAAGGGCCGCGGCATGA
- a CDS encoding sensor histidine kinase, translating to MWIRAWRKRDGFGMLDLYTRGTLQTLVWMSILCQGLLSVTRPVRHSDAPVVLIALTVLSAVAQGCCAVPLVARALESYLGRRTVARPLPALGAALMLANAAGLLGLGAYAGPDSFPELPLALASSALPFVTSLVLIAPAWATPLAVVAVAAGAGGGVLLAGGSGSIALQTAFGMGFGNGTMAVTVRISAWSLGLMLKLREAKDMETRLAVAEERLRFGRDMHDVLGRNLAVIALKSELAVELAQRGKPAAVDQMIEVQRIARASQQEVRDVVRGYREADLRTELAGAQGVLEAAGISCTVEDPGSHPGEPLPAPVRSALGWVVREAATNVLRHGDPKRCSIRLRAAEDTVRLVVENDGVPPDADTTPGHGSGLPGLRERLRVLDGLLEAGPTGDGHFRLTATVPLPSRGGAVPAVTPVAARTPVEAVAPVTPVTPSSPREAVVPTLEERR from the coding sequence GTGTGGATACGGGCGTGGAGGAAGCGCGACGGCTTCGGCATGCTCGACCTGTACACGCGTGGCACCCTCCAGACGCTGGTGTGGATGTCGATCCTGTGCCAGGGGCTTCTGTCGGTGACACGGCCCGTGCGGCACTCCGACGCGCCCGTCGTCCTGATCGCCCTGACGGTCCTGTCCGCCGTCGCCCAGGGGTGCTGCGCGGTGCCGCTGGTGGCCCGGGCGCTGGAGAGCTATCTGGGACGCCGGACCGTCGCCCGGCCGCTGCCGGCGCTCGGGGCCGCCCTGATGCTCGCGAACGCCGCGGGCCTGCTGGGGCTCGGCGCGTACGCCGGCCCCGACTCCTTCCCCGAGCTTCCCCTGGCCCTCGCCTCGTCGGCCCTGCCGTTCGTGACCTCACTCGTCCTGATCGCGCCCGCGTGGGCCACCCCCCTGGCCGTGGTGGCCGTGGCGGCCGGTGCGGGTGGCGGCGTCCTGCTCGCCGGGGGCAGCGGTTCGATCGCGCTCCAGACCGCCTTCGGTATGGGTTTCGGCAACGGAACGATGGCCGTCACCGTGCGGATCTCCGCGTGGTCCCTGGGCCTGATGCTGAAACTCCGCGAGGCCAAGGACATGGAGACCCGGCTGGCGGTCGCCGAGGAGCGGCTGCGGTTCGGCCGGGACATGCACGACGTGCTGGGACGGAACCTGGCGGTGATCGCGCTGAAGAGCGAACTGGCCGTGGAGCTGGCGCAGCGCGGGAAACCGGCGGCGGTGGACCAGATGATCGAGGTGCAGCGGATCGCCCGCGCGTCCCAGCAGGAGGTCCGCGACGTCGTGCGCGGCTACCGTGAGGCGGATCTGCGTACGGAACTCGCGGGGGCCCAGGGGGTGCTGGAGGCGGCGGGTATCAGCTGCACGGTGGAGGACCCCGGTTCGCATCCCGGCGAACCCCTGCCGGCCCCGGTGCGTTCGGCGCTCGGCTGGGTCGTACGGGAAGCGGCCACCAACGTCCTGCGGCACGGCGACCCGAAGCGGTGCTCCATCCGGCTCCGGGCGGCCGAGGACACCGTACGGCTGGTGGTGGAGAACGACGGCGTACCGCCGGACGCGGACACCACCCCGGGCCACGGTTCGGGGCTGCCCGGGCTCCGCGAACGGCTGAGGGTGCTGGACGGCCTGCTGGAGGCGGGCCCGACGGGTGACGGGCACTTCCGGCTGACCGCGACCGTCCCGCTGCCCTCACGCGGCGGTGCCGTGCCCGCTGTGACGCCTGTCGCAGCTCGTACGCCAGTTGAGGCTGTCGCGCCCGTTACGCCTGTGACGCCGTCCTCGCCCCGCGAGGCCGTGGTGCCCACGCTGGAGGAGAGACGATGA
- a CDS encoding response regulator transcription factor, whose protein sequence is MTSAPPPRPVRVLLADDEHLIRGALAALLALEDDIVLVAEAATGPEAIAMALAHRPDVAVLDLEMPGADGVNVATALRTGLPDCRTMIVTSHGRPGHLKRALAAGVRAFVPKTVSARRLAEIIRTVHAGSRYVDPELAADAISAGDSPLTAREAEVLELASDGAPVADIAERASLSQGTVRNYLSAAVSKLGAENRHAAVRLARERGWV, encoded by the coding sequence ATGACATCCGCACCGCCGCCCCGGCCCGTCCGGGTCCTGCTGGCCGACGACGAGCACCTGATACGGGGCGCACTGGCCGCCCTCCTCGCGCTGGAGGACGACATCGTCCTGGTCGCGGAGGCGGCCACCGGTCCCGAGGCGATCGCGATGGCCCTGGCGCACCGGCCCGACGTGGCGGTCCTGGACCTGGAGATGCCCGGCGCGGACGGTGTGAACGTCGCCACAGCGCTGCGTACCGGACTGCCCGACTGCCGGACCATGATCGTGACCAGCCACGGCCGGCCCGGCCATCTGAAGCGCGCCCTGGCGGCGGGCGTGCGGGCCTTCGTGCCGAAGACGGTCAGCGCCCGGCGCCTGGCCGAGATCATCCGGACCGTGCACGCGGGAAGCCGTTACGTGGACCCGGAGTTGGCGGCCGACGCGATCTCCGCCGGGGACTCGCCGCTGACCGCCCGGGAAGCCGAGGTGCTGGAGCTGGCGTCGGACGGGGCGCCCGTCGCGGACATCGCCGAGCGGGCCTCGCTGTCGCAGGGGACGGTCCGCAACTACCTGTCGGCGGCGGTCTCCAAGCTGGGGGCCGAGAACCGTCACGCGGCCGTGCGACTCGCACGCGAGCGAGGTTGGGTATAG
- a CDS encoding phosphoribosylaminoimidazolesuccinocarboxamide synthase, whose amino-acid sequence MSGFVEKPEPVQVPGLTHLHTGKVRDLYRNEAGDLVMVASDRISAYDWVLPTEIPDKGRVLTQLSLWWFEQLADLVPNHVLSTELPAGAPADWAGRTMICRSLRMVPVECVARGYLAGSGLVEYDATQTVCGIGLPAGLVDGSELPGAIFTPATKAAVGDHDENVSYEEVAREVGPETAAALRQTTLAVYGRARDIARERGIILADTKFEFGFAPDGDGGEDLVIADEVLTPDSSRFWPAASWEPGTAQPSYDKQFVRDWLTSPASGWDRHGEQPPPALPQEIVDATRAKYLDAYEHLTGLTWSQAPQR is encoded by the coding sequence GTGTCCGGTTTCGTAGAAAAGCCCGAGCCCGTGCAGGTGCCGGGGCTCACCCACCTGCACACCGGCAAGGTGCGCGATCTGTACCGGAACGAGGCCGGTGACCTCGTCATGGTCGCCAGCGACCGTATCTCCGCGTACGACTGGGTCCTGCCCACCGAGATCCCGGACAAGGGGAGGGTGCTCACCCAGCTGTCCCTGTGGTGGTTCGAGCAGCTCGCCGATCTCGTCCCCAACCACGTGCTCTCCACCGAGCTGCCCGCCGGGGCGCCCGCTGACTGGGCGGGGCGGACGATGATCTGCCGGTCACTGCGCATGGTGCCCGTCGAGTGTGTGGCGCGCGGTTATCTGGCCGGCTCCGGGCTGGTCGAGTACGACGCCACGCAGACCGTCTGCGGGATCGGTCTGCCCGCAGGGCTGGTCGACGGTTCCGAACTGCCGGGGGCGATCTTCACCCCCGCCACCAAGGCAGCCGTCGGCGACCACGACGAGAACGTGAGTTACGAGGAGGTCGCCCGCGAGGTCGGCCCCGAGACGGCGGCGGCGCTGCGGCAGACCACGCTGGCCGTCTACGGCCGGGCCCGTGACATCGCCCGTGAGCGCGGCATCATCCTGGCCGACACCAAGTTCGAGTTCGGCTTCGCGCCCGACGGGGACGGCGGCGAGGATCTGGTCATCGCCGACGAGGTGCTGACCCCGGACTCCTCGCGCTTCTGGCCCGCGGCGAGCTGGGAGCCCGGCACGGCTCAGCCCTCGTACGACAAGCAGTTCGTGCGCGACTGGCTGACCTCGCCCGCCTCCGGCTGGGACCGGCACGGCGAGCAGCCGCCGCCGGCGCTGCCGCAGGAGATCGTGGACGCGACCCGGGCCAAGTACCTGGACGCCTACGAGCACCTCACCGGCCTCACCTGGTCCCAGGCCCCGCAGCGGTGA